One Aerococcus urinaeequi DNA segment encodes these proteins:
- the recR gene encoding recombination mediator RecR — protein MQYPEPIAKLIDSFSKLPGIGAKTASRLAFFVLDMPEADVLQFASSLVDAKRELRYCSVCGNITQSDPCEICADENRDQSRILVVEQVRDVVSMERMREYHGLYHVLHGVLSPMEGTGPEDLNIQPLLTRLQDDQVKEVIVATNATAEGEATATYLSRLIKPAGIQVSRIAYGLSVGSDIEYADEMTLLRALEGRRDID, from the coding sequence ATGCAGTATCCAGAACCAATCGCTAAGTTAATCGATTCTTTTAGTAAGTTGCCAGGGATTGGCGCGAAGACGGCGTCTAGGTTGGCTTTCTTCGTCTTGGACATGCCTGAGGCGGATGTGCTGCAATTTGCGTCTTCCTTGGTGGACGCCAAGCGTGAGCTGCGGTATTGCTCAGTTTGCGGGAATATTACCCAGTCTGATCCTTGCGAAATCTGTGCGGATGAAAACCGCGACCAATCACGGATTTTAGTGGTGGAGCAGGTGCGTGATGTGGTGTCTATGGAACGGATGCGTGAGTATCACGGCCTCTACCACGTCTTGCACGGGGTCTTGTCACCAATGGAAGGGACTGGGCCGGAAGACTTAAATATCCAACCCCTATTGACCCGTTTGCAAGATGACCAGGTCAAGGAAGTGATTGTGGCGACGAATGCGACAGCTGAAGGGGAAGCGACCGCAACCTACCTGTCTCGTTTGATTAAACCTGCAGGCATTCAAGTATCGCGGATTGCTTACGGATTATCCGTTGGTAGTGACATAGAATATGCGGATGAGATGACCCTATTGCGTGCCCTTGAAGGCCGCCGTGATATCGATTAA
- the tmk gene encoding dTMP kinase, translated as MDTQTFAGKFITVEGPDGAGKTTLIQGLTQKLEDKLAVPLKLTREPGGDPIAEDIREVILSPENVALDSRAEALLYAASRRQHLVHTVLPALEAGHMVLCDRFVDSSIAYQGYGREIGEEGIIAINQFATDGCQPDLTLYLDITAEEGIRRIQANRSQAEQNRLDVEAIDFHQRVHKGYGVLKDRFPERIKVIDATQDPESIQRDALAILESHFPTLFR; from the coding sequence ATGGACACACAAACATTTGCTGGGAAATTTATCACTGTTGAAGGACCGGATGGCGCAGGCAAAACGACCCTTATTCAGGGACTGACACAAAAGCTTGAAGACAAGTTGGCTGTACCTTTAAAGTTGACCCGCGAGCCAGGTGGCGACCCGATTGCGGAAGATATCAGAGAAGTGATTTTAAGCCCGGAAAACGTGGCTCTAGATTCTAGAGCTGAAGCCCTTTTGTATGCAGCTAGCCGTCGTCAACATTTAGTCCATACCGTACTGCCTGCACTTGAAGCTGGGCACATGGTCTTATGTGACCGGTTCGTCGACTCGTCAATTGCCTACCAAGGCTACGGTCGTGAAATTGGCGAAGAGGGGATTATTGCTATCAATCAATTTGCAACTGATGGTTGCCAACCAGATCTTACTTTATATTTAGATATTACTGCTGAAGAAGGGATTCGCCGGATTCAAGCTAACCGTAGTCAGGCTGAACAAAACCGCTTGGACGTTGAAGCCATTGATTTCCATCAACGTGTTCATAAAGGGTATGGCGTCTTGAAAGACCGTTTCCCAGAACGGATTAAAGTCATTGATGCCACCCAAGATCCTGAAAGTATACAGCGGGATGCCTTGGCTATTTTAGAAAGTCATTTCCCAACTTTATTTCGTTAA
- the holB gene encoding DNA polymerase III subunit delta' — protein MAHEHFDIAKKQADLTAMMDRVLVNNRLGHAYIFEGMVGAGQEDMALYLAAYLNCLNPDDQGAPCGTCNHCRRILSADYPDVFHIEPDGNTIKIDQTRDLKERLSMSSLEGDNQIFIIHEAEKMTVNAANSLLKFIEEPHENVFIFLLTNNRDAILSTIVSRCQMIHFPQLNQVDLQALFEEAGIKPSMATTLTALTNDIDEAIALAEDEDFQQRLTWSMQWVDLIVKKDPRGLTMVASDWMKGPKGRADMIQALNLVAFHFHDLLYLLLHADQGQNNQDQMVFPNDFGKYQGMLAKITVEEATKALHLVGQAQRMIQSNVSVQSAMEYMVLAYWKK, from the coding sequence ATGGCACACGAACATTTTGATATCGCCAAGAAGCAAGCGGATTTGACCGCTATGATGGACCGGGTCCTCGTCAATAACCGTCTTGGTCATGCCTATATTTTTGAAGGGATGGTCGGCGCTGGTCAAGAAGACATGGCACTTTATTTAGCAGCTTATTTGAATTGCTTAAATCCTGATGACCAAGGGGCTCCTTGTGGTACTTGTAACCATTGTCGTCGGATTCTGTCTGCTGATTATCCGGATGTTTTCCATATTGAGCCAGACGGCAATACCATCAAAATTGACCAGACCAGAGATTTGAAAGAACGGTTGTCTATGTCTTCACTTGAAGGGGACAATCAAATTTTTATCATTCATGAAGCAGAGAAAATGACCGTCAATGCAGCCAACTCTTTGTTGAAGTTTATCGAGGAACCGCATGAAAATGTCTTTATTTTCCTTCTAACCAATAATAGGGACGCGATCTTGTCGACGATTGTCTCCCGCTGTCAGATGATTCATTTTCCTCAATTGAACCAGGTAGATTTACAGGCTTTGTTTGAGGAAGCAGGGATTAAACCAAGTATGGCGACAACTTTAACTGCCTTGACCAATGATATTGATGAAGCGATTGCCCTGGCTGAGGATGAAGATTTCCAACAACGTTTGACCTGGTCGATGCAATGGGTAGATTTAATCGTGAAAAAGGACCCTCGCGGACTAACCATGGTGGCCTCAGACTGGATGAAGGGTCCTAAAGGTAGAGCGGATATGATTCAAGCGCTTAATCTTGTAGCTTTTCATTTTCATGATTTACTTTATTTATTGCTGCATGCAGATCAAGGACAAAACAACCAAGATCAGATGGTTTTTCCTAATGATTTTGGGAAATATCAAGGAATGCTGGCTAAGATTACGGTCGAAGAAGCAACAAAAGCCCTACATTTAGTAGGGCAAGCACAACGGATGATTCAATCAAATGTGAGTGTACAATCCGCTATGGAATATATGGTGCTAGCCTATTGGAAGAAATAG
- a CDS encoding helix-turn-helix domain-containing protein, translating into MNIGTKYRDLRTERGLTLKDATTGEISYSQLSKFERGESSITIHHLVNLVHNLGISFSEFIAAIEKFDSPYKLYIEEIDSAYKQGDIAALKMIIQTHEKLYLETNQVLFRYNAIMTKLLLNDLTEVEIAEADKVAISDYILNCSIWTTYEVILLGNSLRGLTMSLQDLLVHEMVKKLSTLQETDAIKSHLLSILINVCFDRLRSGRTDEVNDIMAAIEPQLSTNAYYFKNRLLFLKGIVAIVQGQTDEGVAQCQTAIQVFELFDPPFAKMHEDELNSYLTMDE; encoded by the coding sequence GTGAACATTGGCACAAAATATAGAGATTTAAGAACGGAGCGAGGGTTAACCTTAAAGGATGCAACCACTGGGGAGATTTCTTATTCCCAACTCTCAAAGTTCGAACGTGGTGAATCTAGCATCACAATTCATCATTTGGTGAACTTAGTTCATAATCTGGGTATATCCTTTTCAGAATTTATTGCTGCTATTGAAAAATTCGATAGTCCATATAAATTATATATTGAAGAAATTGATAGTGCTTATAAACAAGGTGATATTGCTGCTTTGAAAATGATTATTCAAACTCATGAAAAATTGTACCTTGAAACCAACCAGGTGTTGTTTAGATACAATGCTATTATGACGAAACTTTTACTAAATGATTTAACTGAGGTTGAGATTGCTGAAGCAGACAAGGTGGCCATTAGTGATTACATTTTGAATTGTTCAATCTGGACGACTTATGAAGTGATTTTATTAGGGAATTCCCTTAGAGGATTAACAATGTCTTTACAGGACTTATTAGTCCATGAAATGGTTAAAAAACTGTCTACTCTACAAGAGACAGATGCTATCAAAAGTCACTTGCTCAGCATTCTAATCAATGTGTGCTTTGACCGTTTGCGGTCGGGGCGGACTGACGAAGTGAATGATATTATGGCAGCAATTGAGCCACAATTGAGCACAAATGCGTATTACTTTAAAAACCGTCTCTTATTCCTAAAAGGGATTGTGGCGATTGTTCAAGGACAAACAGATGAAGGTGTCGCTCAATGCCAAACAGCCATTCAAGTCTTTGAGTTATTTGACCCACCATTCGCTAAAATGCACGAAGATGAACTGAATAGCTACCTAACTATGGATGAATAA
- a CDS encoding response regulator transcription factor, whose protein sequence is MRIIFLEDSIYQQAYLKKLSIKLGERFSIREKNIVITSKVEEVIDCAKHHIGRTLFFLDLEIYDDPMYGYKVAREIRKFDIFSNIVIITSHNELMDLAFDYKISAIDFIDKKILRIEDKIFENVAIFQEKLRLNSSSPVLTIDNKFEFFKIPISEIFYIETSHVPHKLHLVGEHQDINFYGKLKNILLVDPLFVQTHKANVVNVANIQQVDKKNRRIIFRNGIETNLISRCYFNQLVESLN, encoded by the coding sequence ATGAGAATTATATTCCTTGAAGATAGCATTTATCAGCAAGCTTACTTGAAAAAATTATCAATAAAGCTGGGCGAGCGATTTTCAATTCGTGAAAAAAACATTGTAATTACATCGAAAGTTGAAGAAGTGATTGATTGTGCAAAACACCATATTGGGCGTACCTTATTTTTTCTAGATTTAGAAATTTATGATGATCCTATGTATGGATATAAAGTTGCAAGAGAAATACGGAAATTTGATATTTTTTCAAATATAGTAATCATTACTTCTCATAATGAGTTAATGGATCTCGCATTTGACTATAAAATTTCGGCAATTGATTTTATTGATAAAAAAATATTACGAATTGAGGATAAAATTTTTGAAAATGTCGCAATTTTTCAGGAAAAACTGCGATTAAATTCATCTTCACCAGTACTGACAATTGATAATAAGTTTGAGTTTTTTAAAATTCCTATTTCTGAAATATTTTATATTGAGACCTCTCATGTACCACACAAATTGCACTTAGTTGGGGAACATCAAGATATAAACTTTTATGGAAAGCTAAAAAATATATTGCTTGTAGATCCGTTATTTGTGCAGACACATAAGGCTAATGTAGTGAATGTTGCAAATATTCAACAAGTCGATAAGAAAAATCGCCGAATAATCTTCAGAAATGGTATAGAAACGAATTTAATATCAAGATGCTACTTCAATCAATTAGTGGAATCATTAAATTAA
- a CDS encoding ATP-binding cassette domain-containing protein, translating into MNRVELIKIADLSFSYDTMPILNNVHLQMNAGDISCIIGDNGTGKTTLLKLLTGIIHPKNKFKILVDTTTLNVEEFKKKLVFIPSEPQFYDKLSLLENIQIIQYLWKQDNTYIDNVFQFLDELNFDTSNTQLIETYSLGMRYKVALACFFSIDTPLVILDEPLNSLDHDSQNIMINLIKKEAETGRIFLFSSHSTEIQNQLASKIYYLKNQQLHS; encoded by the coding sequence ATGAATCGCGTCGAATTAATAAAAATTGCAGACCTGAGCTTTAGTTATGACACAATGCCTATACTAAACAACGTCCATCTGCAAATGAATGCTGGAGACATCAGTTGCATTATTGGGGATAATGGAACTGGAAAAACCACCCTGCTAAAACTCTTAACCGGGATTATTCATCCTAAAAATAAGTTTAAAATTCTAGTCGATACAACAACACTTAATGTCGAAGAATTTAAAAAGAAGTTAGTATTCATCCCCAGTGAACCCCAATTCTATGATAAGTTGTCTTTACTTGAAAATATTCAAATAATTCAGTACCTTTGGAAACAAGATAATACATATATAGATAATGTCTTTCAATTTTTAGATGAGCTGAATTTTGATACTAGCAATACACAGCTTATTGAGACATACTCTCTAGGTATGCGATATAAGGTAGCCCTGGCCTGTTTTTTCTCAATCGATACACCCCTGGTCATACTAGACGAGCCACTTAACTCTTTAGATCACGATAGTCAAAATATTATGATTAATTTAATTAAGAAGGAGGCTGAAACAGGGAGAATATTTTTATTTTCTTCCCATTCTACCGAAATTCAAAATCAGTTAGCATCTAAAATTTATTATTTAAAAAATCAGCAACTACATTCTTAA
- a CDS encoding stage II sporulation protein M, with amino-acid sequence MKTLLSKYADAFRYFKDSFLFMVILYILSLLIGIIIFKDSSYSINPQSVSFLYVFKNNIILALVLIIVGNLSFGIGSSFIVIFNGVFLGNVLISVFNKYGVNPLITGILPHVFPEMIALLMAGSISLETQKFIYNIRHVEIRYIKLRYSLYFFILLTCLLILAALIESRLNIKL; translated from the coding sequence TTGAAAACACTTCTATCTAAATATGCAGATGCTTTTCGTTATTTTAAAGATTCCTTTCTATTCATGGTTATTCTATACATCCTCTCATTATTGATTGGAATCATTATTTTTAAAGATAGTTCATACAGCATCAATCCTCAATCAGTATCCTTTTTATATGTCTTTAAAAATAATATTATATTAGCACTAGTCTTAATCATCGTAGGTAATTTATCTTTTGGCATCGGTAGCTCATTCATAGTTATTTTTAATGGTGTATTTCTAGGTAATGTGCTTATTTCTGTATTTAATAAGTATGGCGTAAACCCATTAATAACTGGGATATTGCCCCATGTTTTCCCTGAAATGATCGCCCTTTTAATGGCAGGAAGTATCTCGCTTGAAACACAGAAATTTATCTACAATATCCGTCATGTGGAAATCCGATATATAAAATTGCGATATAGTTTATATTTTTTCATTTTATTAACTTGTCTATTGATATTGGCAGCTCTGATAGAATCTAGATTAAATATTAAACTTTAG
- a CDS encoding uberolysin/carnocyclin family circular bacteriocin, which translates to MILAFVAAALGIPTAVATTVVNVILGAGTLVTVLGIISSVASGGATTIMTIGWAAFKKTVQNLAKKSMASAIAY; encoded by the coding sequence ATGATTTTAGCATTTGTAGCAGCTGCCCTTGGTATCCCAACCGCGGTAGCAACAACCGTAGTTAATGTTATCTTAGGGGCCGGCACATTAGTAACTGTACTAGGTATAATTTCTTCTGTTGCATCTGGGGGTGCAACAACAATTATGACAATTGGATGGGCAGCGTTTAAAAAGACTGTTCAAAACCTTGCAAAGAAAAGTATGGCTTCAGCAATCGCATACTAA
- a CDS encoding flavocytochrome c, with product MKFIAIAGSAAEKSYNRTLLEFMQKHFANKAEIEILDLRQVPIFVETEEQDDLPIIQTFNEKISAADGVILATPEHNHSIPSALKNIIEHLSFNLHPLDGKPIMLVGASYDIQGSSRAQLHLRQILDTPGVNAIVMPGHEFLLGRAHEAFDEDGNLKDENTVHFLETCFGQFLRFTDVASILSLPEEVRFEPGHYEVKAVGHNGPLPITVSFSDTRIDRIDIDSSGETEGIADLVFTRIPEQIIENQTLNVDAVSGASVTSQSVLDGVADAVRLAGADPNILKKRPKIATKSATETIEYDTDILVIGGGGAGLAAAAATVQAGKEVILLEKFPSLGGNTVRAGGPMNAAEPEWQATFSANPGEGHTLEEIAAIDEDTIDSEYLEDFISLRAQINDYLERTQQGEDYLFDSVLLHRIQTYLGGKREDLNGQVIYGDYKLVKQLTDNALGSVEWLTEIGVPFERDDVSMPVGALWRRGHKPEGNEGFAFISVLKPYVEENGGLILTETPAKELLVEDGKITGAIGQNAKGDKVIVHAKATIITSGGFGANTKMLQKYNTYWTEIADDIKTSNSPAITGDGILLGESVGADLVGMGFSQLMPTSDPETGGLFSGLQVPPANFVMVDTEGKRFVNEFGSRDELAQAAINVGGLFYLIADDLIKETAYNTSQEKIDQQVAAGTLFRDDTIEGLAEQLGMDPAVLADTIAKYNSYVDAGEDPEFHKSAFALKVVQAPFYATPRKPAVHHTMGGLKIDTEARVINTDGQVIPGLFAAGEVAGGIHAGNRLGGNALTDIFTFGRIAAITALAEMDEE from the coding sequence ATGAAATTTATTGCTATCGCTGGTAGTGCCGCTGAAAAATCATATAACCGGACTTTACTTGAATTTATGCAAAAGCACTTTGCTAATAAAGCTGAAATAGAGATACTAGACCTTCGCCAAGTACCTATATTCGTAGAAACTGAAGAGCAAGATGACTTACCAATTATTCAAACTTTTAATGAGAAAATCTCTGCTGCAGATGGGGTCATTTTAGCTACACCTGAACACAATCACTCCATCCCTTCTGCCCTAAAAAATATCATTGAACACTTATCCTTTAATTTACACCCACTTGACGGGAAACCTATCATGCTAGTAGGTGCTTCCTATGATATTCAAGGTTCGTCACGTGCCCAATTACATTTGCGTCAAATCTTAGATACACCCGGTGTAAACGCCATAGTGATGCCTGGGCATGAATTTTTACTGGGTCGCGCTCATGAAGCATTTGATGAAGATGGCAATCTTAAAGATGAAAATACTGTTCATTTCTTAGAAACTTGTTTCGGTCAATTCCTTCGTTTTACCGATGTTGCAAGTATCTTATCTCTACCTGAAGAAGTTCGCTTTGAACCTGGTCACTATGAAGTAAAAGCTGTTGGTCATAACGGACCACTTCCAATCACTGTGTCATTTAGTGATACACGTATTGACCGGATCGATATTGATTCAAGTGGTGAAACGGAAGGGATCGCTGATTTGGTATTCACCCGCATCCCTGAACAAATTATAGAAAATCAAACCTTAAATGTAGATGCTGTTTCTGGTGCTTCTGTAACGAGTCAAAGTGTGCTTGATGGGGTTGCCGATGCAGTACGACTAGCTGGCGCTGATCCAAATATTTTGAAAAAACGGCCAAAAATCGCTACTAAATCAGCAACTGAAACCATTGAATATGACACCGATATCCTTGTTATTGGTGGCGGTGGTGCCGGTTTAGCCGCAGCTGCTGCAACTGTTCAAGCGGGTAAAGAAGTCATCTTACTTGAAAAATTCCCATCATTAGGTGGTAATACTGTCCGTGCTGGTGGACCGATGAATGCTGCTGAACCCGAATGGCAAGCAACTTTCTCTGCTAACCCCGGTGAAGGACATACCTTAGAGGAAATTGCAGCCATTGACGAAGACACGATTGATTCAGAATACTTAGAGGACTTCATCAGTTTACGTGCACAAATCAATGACTACTTAGAACGAACTCAACAAGGTGAAGATTACCTATTTGATTCAGTCCTACTCCACAGAATTCAAACTTATTTAGGTGGTAAACGTGAGGACTTAAATGGTCAAGTAATCTATGGTGATTATAAACTTGTGAAACAACTGACTGATAACGCCTTAGGATCTGTTGAATGGTTGACTGAGATTGGCGTACCATTTGAACGTGACGACGTCTCTATGCCAGTTGGTGCTTTATGGCGTCGTGGTCATAAACCTGAAGGAAACGAAGGTTTTGCCTTCATCTCTGTCTTAAAACCTTACGTTGAGGAAAACGGTGGCCTCATCCTCACTGAAACACCTGCTAAAGAATTACTGGTAGAAGATGGTAAAATTACGGGCGCAATTGGACAAAACGCTAAGGGTGATAAAGTCATTGTTCACGCCAAAGCAACCATTATTACTTCTGGTGGTTTCGGTGCCAATACGAAGATGCTTCAAAAATACAATACCTACTGGACTGAAATTGCAGATGACATTAAAACCTCAAACTCGCCAGCTATTACAGGGGATGGTATCTTATTAGGTGAATCTGTAGGCGCCGACTTAGTTGGTATGGGCTTCTCACAACTGATGCCTACATCCGATCCTGAAACGGGTGGCTTATTCTCTGGTTTACAAGTGCCACCAGCAAACTTTGTAATGGTCGATACTGAAGGAAAACGCTTCGTCAATGAATTTGGTAGCCGTGACGAACTAGCCCAAGCGGCTATTAATGTGGGTGGATTGTTCTACTTAATTGCCGATGATTTAATCAAGGAAACAGCTTATAATACCAGTCAAGAAAAAATCGACCAACAAGTCGCTGCTGGTACCCTTTTCCGCGATGATACGATCGAAGGCTTAGCCGAGCAATTAGGTATGGATCCAGCTGTGCTTGCAGATACGATTGCAAAATACAATAGCTATGTTGATGCTGGTGAAGACCCTGAATTCCACAAGTCAGCTTTTGCGTTAAAAGTGGTACAAGCACCATTCTATGCAACGCCACGTAAACCAGCCGTTCACCACACAATGGGTGGTTTAAAAATAGATACAGAAGCTAGAGTAATCAACACTGATGGCCAAGTAATTCCTGGGCTATTTGCAGCTGGTGAAGTTGCTGGTGGGATCCACGCTGGTAACCGTTTAGGTGGTAACGCCCTAACTGATATCTTTACTTTTGGACGGATCGCAGCCATCACTGCCCTAGCAGAAATGGATGAGGAATAA
- a CDS encoding NADPH-dependent FMN reductase yields MKFVAIVGTNSDRSTNRQLLHFMADHFANQAEIEVVEIKGVPVFTQPEDKIAPEIVQAISKKITEADGVIISTPEYDHSITAGLKSLLEWISYTDQALMDKAVMIVGGSLGSLGTSRAQNHLRQILDSPELKARVMPGTEYYLSNSGKAFDEDGHLIYPEKVLELEKHFTEFIGFVEILAQLREQEQLTSRRDTNFSWEIG; encoded by the coding sequence ATGAAATTTGTTGCTATTGTTGGTACAAACTCTGATAGATCAACCAATCGCCAGTTGTTGCATTTTATGGCTGATCATTTTGCTAACCAGGCTGAAATAGAAGTAGTAGAAATCAAGGGCGTACCTGTTTTTACCCAACCAGAAGACAAAATTGCACCTGAGATTGTCCAAGCTATCTCGAAAAAAATCACTGAAGCTGATGGGGTGATTATTTCAACACCTGAATATGACCACTCAATTACCGCTGGTTTGAAATCCTTATTAGAATGGATTTCCTATACTGACCAAGCACTCATGGATAAAGCGGTGATGATTGTTGGTGGCTCACTAGGTAGCTTAGGGACTTCTCGTGCACAAAATCATCTTCGTCAAATCCTTGATTCACCTGAATTAAAAGCACGTGTCATGCCAGGTACTGAATACTATTTATCTAATTCAGGTAAAGCTTTTGATGAAGATGGCCACTTAATCTATCCAGAGAAAGTTCTTGAACTAGAAAAACATTTCACCGAATTCATTGGCTTTGTTGAAATCCTTGCACAACTGCGTGAACAAGAGCAATTAACAAGCCGTCGGGACACAAACTTTTCGTGGGAAATTGGCTAA
- a CDS encoding biotin transporter BioY, translating into MTKSSTYYWVLSALMSVITLIASYVVVPFGAIPFTLQTLAVILTGLLLPRKYAAVAMLLNAILLFMFKGAFIYSPSFGFIIGFIVAMIFASQNPALENGWKVLTIRAIVMNVIIFLCGLSYMYLALNFLLDSPITWMQTLMSGMIIFLPTDIIKNVAAISLALVLKKRLVL; encoded by the coding sequence ATGACAAAATCATCTACTTACTACTGGGTACTTTCAGCACTTATGAGCGTAATTACGCTCATCGCTTCCTATGTTGTTGTACCATTCGGCGCAATTCCTTTCACACTACAAACCTTAGCGGTTATTTTAACAGGTTTATTACTACCAAGAAAATATGCAGCAGTTGCTATGCTATTAAACGCCATTCTTTTATTTATGTTTAAAGGTGCCTTTATTTACAGCCCTTCTTTTGGTTTTATCATCGGCTTTATTGTAGCCATGATTTTTGCCAGTCAAAACCCGGCACTTGAAAATGGATGGAAAGTATTAACCATTCGTGCAATTGTCATGAATGTCATAATATTCTTATGTGGTTTATCATACATGTACTTGGCACTAAACTTCTTACTAGATTCACCAATCACTTGGATGCAAACACTTATGTCAGGTATGATAATCTTCCTACCAACCGATATCATTAAAAACGTAGCAGCCATTTCCCTAGCTTTAGTCTTGAAAAAACGATTAGTCCTATAG
- a CDS encoding biotin--[acetyl-CoA-carboxylase] ligase produces the protein MTVKAKLLAYLLDHPGHFHTGPELADHFQVSRNAVWKAVKQLETEGYEIIRHPKNGYALENLNHAIDPNQISHGLQNVWPELKVYYQESTSSTNDLGRKHAADHPNQPALFISNEQTAGRGRRGRAFYSSLSQGLYFSLVMTPPKGVNNDLVASMTIASASAYAETLSTYLPDDVMIKWVNDLFYQGKKVVGILTEATFDMESQTISHLVLGVGSNLAGDFSKENAENQSVAGTLFGPQLPRTFNTNDLITNFIIKFKSYYDDLSSLAFLDFYRSHLLGKNQWVNYTENHENYRGKILGVTDLGHLSIETPEGKVRTLVSGEVSFSSQQFADQ, from the coding sequence ATGACAGTTAAAGCGAAATTATTGGCTTACTTACTAGACCACCCAGGTCATTTCCATACTGGTCCAGAGTTAGCCGACCACTTCCAAGTCAGCCGGAATGCTGTTTGGAAGGCCGTCAAGCAGTTAGAAACTGAAGGATATGAAATTATCCGTCATCCTAAAAATGGCTATGCCTTAGAAAACCTAAACCATGCCATTGATCCTAACCAAATTAGCCATGGCCTACAAAACGTTTGGCCTGAATTAAAGGTTTACTACCAAGAATCTACCTCGTCAACCAATGACCTTGGTCGTAAACACGCAGCAGATCATCCTAACCAGCCTGCCCTCTTCATTTCAAATGAACAGACAGCTGGTCGCGGTCGTCGTGGTCGTGCTTTTTATTCATCGCTTAGCCAGGGACTTTACTTTTCACTCGTCATGACCCCACCAAAAGGTGTCAATAATGACCTAGTCGCTTCAATGACGATTGCTTCTGCTTCAGCCTATGCAGAAACCCTATCCACTTATTTACCTGATGATGTCATGATTAAGTGGGTGAATGATCTATTTTATCAAGGGAAAAAGGTCGTCGGTATCCTAACTGAAGCAACTTTTGATATGGAAAGTCAGACCATTTCACATTTGGTACTTGGGGTTGGGTCTAACCTTGCGGGTGACTTTTCCAAAGAAAATGCTGAAAATCAATCTGTTGCGGGTACCTTATTTGGACCACAATTGCCAAGAACATTTAATACGAACGATTTAATTACAAACTTTATAATTAAATTTAAATCCTACTATGATGACCTATCTAGTCTGGCTTTCTTGGACTTTTACCGCAGTCACTTATTAGGTAAAAACCAGTGGGTTAACTATACAGAAAATCACGAAAACTATCGTGGTAAAATCCTTGGTGTAACAGATCTTGGTCATCTTTCAATTGAAACACCAGAAGGTAAAGTACGAACCCTTGTATCTGGCGAAGTGTCTTTCTCTAGTCAGCAATTCGCTGACCAATAG